The proteins below are encoded in one region of Macrococcus armenti:
- a CDS encoding DRTGG domain-containing protein, with translation MTKHEQIIEHINNLPIGSKISVRQIAKVLRVSEGTAYRAIKEAENNGIVSTIERVGTIRIEKKKRNTIDNLTFAEIVNIIDGHVIGGREGLHKSLTKFAIGAMELHDVEKYIGENTLLIVGNRSEVQKLALSKGSAVLVTGGFDVTDEVKQMADRLELPIISSNFDTFAVANMINRAIYDQLIKKEVLTAQDILIKPDDTIYLRENDTVSDWHHISESSKHTRFPVLDDNNKLSGIVTSKDVLGQSMNEKIKKVMTKNPVSVNLNSTVASCAHIMIWESIELLPVVSRYNNLLGIVSREDVLKAMQIVDRQPHMGDTINDQVLKKMTFEDDFINVKISPQMSNQFGMLSKSVYLAIIEETINYEMKKHIKGDILIDNIDIFFIKTVQMDSEVTVTFSLLDLGRKAAKVEVTLSVQNQPVAKSLCTVQVIEHFY, from the coding sequence TTGACGAAGCATGAACAAATAATAGAACATATTAATAATTTACCGATTGGTTCAAAAATATCTGTCAGACAAATCGCGAAAGTATTACGTGTATCAGAAGGTACTGCTTATCGTGCAATTAAAGAAGCGGAGAATAATGGTATCGTTTCAACGATTGAGCGTGTCGGGACGATTCGAATCGAGAAGAAAAAACGTAACACAATTGATAATTTAACATTTGCTGAAATTGTAAATATTATTGACGGGCATGTTATCGGTGGTCGTGAAGGACTGCATAAGTCACTTACGAAGTTTGCAATCGGAGCGATGGAGCTGCACGATGTAGAGAAGTATATCGGTGAAAACACTTTACTGATTGTCGGTAATAGAAGTGAAGTGCAGAAACTAGCACTTTCGAAAGGCTCTGCTGTACTTGTTACCGGTGGATTTGATGTAACAGATGAAGTAAAACAGATGGCAGACAGACTTGAACTACCAATCATTTCATCAAATTTTGATACATTTGCAGTCGCAAACATGATCAATCGTGCGATTTATGATCAGTTAATTAAAAAGGAAGTTTTAACAGCGCAAGATATATTGATTAAACCGGATGATACAATTTATTTAAGAGAAAATGATACTGTAAGCGATTGGCATCATATATCAGAGTCTTCAAAGCATACGCGTTTTCCGGTGCTGGATGATAACAATAAACTTAGTGGTATCGTGACGAGTAAAGATGTACTCGGTCAGAGCATGAATGAAAAAATTAAAAAAGTAATGACGAAAAACCCGGTTTCTGTTAACTTAAACTCAACGGTAGCGAGTTGTGCACACATTATGATATGGGAGAGTATCGAGTTGTTACCAGTCGTTTCACGCTATAACAACTTGTTAGGTATCGTCTCAAGAGAAGATGTATTAAAGGCGATGCAGATTGTTGACCGTCAGCCGCATATGGGAGATACGATTAACGACCAGGTATTAAAGAAGATGACGTTTGAAGATGATTTCATCAACGTAAAAATTTCACCTCAAATGTCGAATCAATTCGGTATGTTAAGCAAATCTGTATATTTAGCGATTATTGAAGAGACGATTAACTACGAAATGAAAAAACATATAAAAGGCGATATATTAATTGATAACATTGATATATTTTTCATTAAAACAGTACAGATGGATAGTGAAGTGACGGTTACTTTCAGCTTGTTGGACCTTGGACGTAAAGCGGCGAAAGTTGAAGTGACACTAAGCGTTCAGAATCAACCGGTCGCAAAATCTTTATGTACGGTACAGGTGATAGAGCACTTTTATTAA
- a CDS encoding metal-dependent hydrolase — MEIFFHGQSCISFEHNGKKVIVDPFITGNKLSDLNADTVEADFIILTHGHGDHLGDTVAIAKRTGAKVIGTPELCDYLSAKGVTNTHPMNIGGNIAFEFGKVKYVQAFHSNSITEDGEIIYLGMPCGLVFTLGDKTVYHCGDTGLFSDMKLIAEHHPVDVCFVPIGDNFTMGTSDAAYAVNALIKPKIAVPIHYNTFPYIEVDVNDFVTQVNTQVEVLESGQSVSF, encoded by the coding sequence ATGGAAATCTTTTTTCATGGACAATCTTGTATCAGTTTTGAGCACAATGGAAAGAAAGTCATTGTAGACCCATTTATTACAGGCAATAAATTATCAGATTTAAATGCGGATACTGTAGAAGCGGATTTTATAATTCTGACGCATGGACACGGAGATCATCTTGGTGATACAGTTGCGATTGCAAAACGCACAGGTGCGAAAGTTATCGGTACGCCAGAGCTTTGTGATTATTTATCTGCTAAAGGTGTTACGAATACGCATCCGATGAATATTGGTGGTAATATTGCTTTTGAATTCGGTAAAGTCAAATATGTACAGGCGTTCCATAGTAATTCGATTACTGAAGACGGTGAAATTATCTACTTAGGTATGCCATGTGGACTCGTATTCACACTTGGAGATAAAACGGTTTATCATTGCGGAGATACTGGTTTATTCTCTGATATGAAACTAATTGCAGAACATCATCCTGTAGATGTATGTTTCGTACCTATTGGTGATAATTTCACGATGGGAACAAGTGATGCAGCTTATGCGGTGAATGCGCTGATTAAACCGAAAATTGCGGTTCCAATACACTATAATACATTTCCGTATATAGAAGTCGATGTTAATGACTTCGTAACTCAAGTGAACACTCAGGTTGAAGTATTAGAGAGCGGTCAATCTGTTTCATTTTAG
- a CDS encoding M24 family metallopeptidase, giving the protein MKTIEKLQSYMESHNIDYVWITTPENINYYSGFLSDPHERLTALYVSASLTALVVPGMEVNDAKAASNLTVIGYSDTENAFEVAKLALQIPDSIDLYIEEEHVTVKREKLINEHFKTKSLQPIDQVIKDMRNIKSDEEIDLLKIAAQYADKAVAIGVDALKVGISESEVVQIIETEMKRIDGISGMSFSTMVLFGDHAASPHGTPGSRTLQNDEYVLFDLGVIYKGYCSDITRTVAFGNPPKLHQEIHAIVTEANKRAIKIVKPGVTISDIDRTARDYITEQGYGEYFPHRLGHGLGISVHEFPDISSSNSDTLKPGMVFTIEPGIYYPNEVGVRVEDDIFVTEDGYEILTGYKK; this is encoded by the coding sequence ATGAAAACGATAGAAAAATTACAAAGTTATATGGAATCTCATAATATTGATTATGTCTGGATTACTACACCAGAAAACATCAATTATTATAGCGGGTTTCTATCAGATCCACATGAAAGACTGACAGCATTGTATGTTTCAGCATCATTAACAGCGTTAGTCGTACCAGGCATGGAAGTAAACGATGCAAAAGCTGCCTCAAATTTAACTGTAATCGGATACTCAGATACAGAAAATGCATTTGAAGTTGCAAAGCTTGCATTACAAATTCCAGACAGTATTGATTTATATATTGAAGAAGAACACGTTACAGTTAAGCGTGAGAAATTAATTAACGAACATTTTAAAACGAAAAGCTTACAACCGATAGATCAAGTGATTAAAGATATGAGAAATATTAAATCAGACGAAGAAATTGACCTGTTAAAAATCGCTGCTCAATATGCAGATAAAGCTGTAGCAATTGGTGTGGATGCACTTAAAGTCGGTATTTCTGAATCTGAAGTTGTACAAATTATCGAAACAGAAATGAAACGTATCGATGGCATATCAGGTATGAGTTTCAGTACGATGGTACTCTTTGGCGATCATGCGGCAAGTCCGCACGGAACTCCAGGCAGCCGTACTTTACAAAACGACGAATACGTCCTCTTTGACTTAGGCGTAATCTATAAAGGCTACTGCTCTGATATTACGCGTACAGTCGCTTTCGGAAACCCTCCGAAATTACATCAGGAGATTCATGCAATCGTTACAGAAGCAAATAAACGCGCAATTAAAATCGTGAAACCGGGTGTAACAATAAGTGATATTGATCGTACTGCCCGAGACTATATTACAGAACAAGGATACGGTGAATACTTCCCGCATCGTTTAGGTCATGGTCTTGGCATAAGTGTACATGAATTCCCGGATATTTCTTCAAGCAATTCAGATACATTAAAGCCTGGAATGGTCTTTACAATCGAGCCTGGCATATACTATCCGAATGAAGTTGGCGTACGTGTCGAGGACGATATATTCGTTACAGAAGACGGATACGAAATTTTAACAGGCTATAAAAAATGA
- a CDS encoding copper homeostasis protein CutC, which produces MIKYTIAENFNDLFQYVNNGATHIAIQQTGLTASYGFMKLAVEYCHPLNVKVYAVINPRIESHCYTLFDTEMMREDIIQFNKLHVDGFIFGALDRDNGLDIKTMRTLVQTAGSTPVIMSTAFDKIPMRTQLKAMDALIDMGISALMTHGSASYLSSVTENIHQLGRLLRHSKGQIEIIPEVMSDSEIKKLTEWIPFQYVYGRDI; this is translated from the coding sequence ATGATAAAGTATACGATCGCAGAAAACTTTAACGATTTATTCCAATACGTTAATAATGGCGCAACACATATCGCCATACAACAAACAGGTTTGACTGCAAGTTACGGTTTTATGAAACTTGCAGTTGAATACTGTCACCCACTGAACGTTAAAGTATATGCAGTAATTAACCCACGCATTGAAAGTCATTGCTATACGTTATTTGATACAGAAATGATGCGCGAAGACATCATCCAGTTTAATAAGCTCCACGTAGATGGCTTTATATTCGGTGCATTAGACCGAGATAACGGGCTTGATATTAAAACGATGCGCACGCTTGTTCAAACTGCCGGAAGTACACCTGTTATTATGAGTACTGCATTTGATAAAATTCCGATGCGTACACAGTTAAAAGCAATGGATGCACTTATCGATATGGGCATATCTGCATTAATGACGCATGGAAGTGCTTCGTACTTAAGTTCTGTAACTGAAAACATACATCAACTCGGACGACTGCTCAGACATTCAAAAGGGCAAATCGAAATTATTCCAGAAGTTATGTCTGATTCAGAAATTAAGAAATTAACAGAATGGATACCGTTTCAATATGTATACGGAAGAGATATTTAA
- the ald gene encoding alanine dehydrogenase, with protein sequence MLIGIPKEIKNNENRVALTPGGVHALVENGHDVIVEQGAGLGSYFTDEDYIEVGAKIGSVEEAWNVDMVMKVKEPLEPEFKYFKEGLILFTYLHLAPEPALTKALLDNKVVGIAYETVQLPTGGLPLLSPMSEVAGRMATQIGAQFLQKIHGGKGILLAGVPGVQKGRVTIIGGGQAGTNAAKMAVGLGAEVTILDLSPVRLQQLDDLFGNQVQTLMSTPLNIADSVRESDLVIGAVLIPGAKAPKLVTEEMIKSMSPGSVVIDIAIDQGGIFETSDRITTHDDPTFVKHDVVHYSVANMPGAVPRTSTMALSNATIPYAIQIANKGYKQAALDNEAILKGFNTLDGHVTFEAVAQDQGLEYFDAKTLLTK encoded by the coding sequence ATGTTAATTGGTATTCCAAAGGAAATTAAGAATAACGAAAATCGTGTTGCGTTAACGCCAGGCGGTGTGCATGCTTTAGTTGAAAACGGACATGACGTTATCGTTGAACAAGGGGCAGGTTTAGGTTCATACTTTACTGATGAAGATTACATCGAAGTAGGTGCGAAAATCGGATCAGTTGAAGAGGCATGGAACGTTGATATGGTTATGAAAGTTAAAGAACCATTAGAACCTGAATTCAAATACTTCAAAGAAGGATTAATTTTATTTACTTATTTACACTTAGCGCCAGAACCAGCGTTAACGAAAGCGTTATTAGATAATAAAGTAGTTGGTATTGCATATGAAACAGTTCAATTACCAACAGGTGGTCTTCCATTATTATCACCAATGAGTGAAGTTGCAGGACGTATGGCGACACAGATCGGTGCACAGTTCTTACAGAAAATTCACGGTGGTAAAGGAATTTTATTAGCAGGTGTTCCTGGAGTTCAAAAAGGACGCGTTACAATTATCGGTGGTGGACAAGCTGGAACGAACGCTGCGAAGATGGCAGTAGGTTTAGGTGCTGAAGTTACAATTTTAGACTTAAGCCCAGTACGTTTGCAGCAATTAGATGATTTATTCGGAAACCAAGTTCAAACATTAATGTCTACACCATTAAATATTGCGGATAGTGTACGTGAAAGTGACTTAGTCATTGGAGCAGTATTAATTCCAGGCGCGAAAGCACCGAAACTTGTAACTGAAGAAATGATCAAATCAATGAGCCCAGGTTCAGTTGTAATCGATATTGCGATTGACCAAGGTGGAATTTTCGAAACTTCAGACCGTATTACAACACACGATGATCCAACATTCGTAAAACATGATGTTGTACATTATTCAGTAGCGAATATGCCAGGAGCTGTACCACGTACTTCTACAATGGCATTATCAAATGCTACAATTCCTTATGCGATTCAAATTGCAAACAAAGGATATAAACAAGCTGCATTAGATAACGAAGCAATTCTTAAAGGATTCAACACTTTAGATGGACATGTTACATTTGAAGCTGTTGCACAAGATCAAGGTTTAGAGTACTTTGATGCAAAAACATTATTAACAAAATAA
- a CDS encoding universal stress protein produces MLVYKNILIAVDGSSEAEWAFNKAVEVAKRNNATLSIINVIDTRSYASVEAYDRSISERATQFAESLLDGYKRVAESRGVNKVDTLIEYGSPKTIIPKKIAQKIGVDLIMCGSTGLNAVERFIIGSVSEAIVRHAECDVLVVRTETMPHNFQPEVATKKLLDEHKQ; encoded by the coding sequence ATGTTAGTGTACAAAAATATTTTAATTGCAGTTGATGGATCAAGCGAAGCAGAATGGGCTTTTAATAAAGCAGTTGAAGTGGCAAAACGTAACAATGCGACGTTATCGATTATTAACGTAATTGATACTAGAAGTTATGCAAGCGTAGAAGCGTATGACCGTTCTATTTCAGAACGTGCAACTCAATTTGCAGAGTCTTTACTTGATGGGTATAAACGTGTAGCTGAAAGTCGTGGTGTTAACAAAGTCGATACTTTAATCGAATATGGTTCACCAAAAACAATCATCCCTAAAAAAATTGCACAAAAAATAGGTGTTGACTTAATTATGTGTGGTTCTACAGGATTAAATGCAGTAGAACGTTTTATCATCGGTTCTGTATCAGAAGCAATCGTACGTCATGCAGAATGTGACGTTCTCGTTGTAAGAACTGAAACAATGCCGCATAACTTCCAGCCAGAAGTTGCGACTAAAAAGCTGTTAGATGAACATAAACAATAA
- a CDS encoding class I SAM-dependent methyltransferase — MIPLIYDQINKWSIADDFYVKLLNKIDVKEIADLGCGTGRLTTNIANENNNITGIDPDSVAIKYAKEKKSANFVKWIVGDSSNLKDSNYEAVIMTANVAQVFIEEENWDQTLNNVYNSLTHNGHFIFDVRNPLVKSWIEWENDETPDIAFHPITDEVLEIWTEYEGFKNNVYTFYETVKNKNTNEIIIKKQMQLIFRDYDEIMHSLFNIGFKQIKCYGDWKFEDATNTSKSFIFHAIK, encoded by the coding sequence TTGATACCATTAATATATGACCAAATTAATAAATGGAGCATTGCTGATGACTTTTATGTAAAATTATTAAATAAAATAGATGTTAAAGAAATAGCCGATTTAGGATGTGGTACTGGTAGATTAACCACAAATATTGCAAATGAAAATAACAATATTACAGGTATAGATCCTGATTCAGTTGCAATTAAATATGCAAAAGAAAAAAAGTCAGCGAATTTTGTTAAATGGATAGTAGGTGATAGTAGTAACCTAAAAGATTCAAATTATGAAGCCGTAATTATGACAGCGAATGTAGCACAAGTATTTATAGAAGAAGAAAATTGGGATCAAACGTTAAATAATGTGTATAATTCACTAACTCATAATGGTCATTTTATTTTTGATGTACGAAACCCTCTAGTTAAATCATGGATTGAATGGGAAAATGATGAAACACCAGATATAGCTTTTCATCCTATAACAGATGAAGTGCTTGAAATATGGACAGAATATGAAGGATTTAAAAATAATGTCTATACATTTTATGAGACTGTCAAAAATAAAAATACTAATGAAATAATAATAAAAAAACAAATGCAGTTAATTTTTAGAGATTATGATGAAATAATGCATTCTTTATTTAATATAGGATTCAAACAAATTAAATGTTATGGAGACTGGAAGTTTGAGGATGCCACAAATACTTCTAAGTCATTTATTTTTCATGCTATAAAATAA
- a CDS encoding acetate kinase produces MKKIMAINAGSSSLKFQLFEMPEEKVLTKGLVERIGLPNSIFTISVNGEKITQTLDIKTHEQAVDMMLDEMKKHGIIKDINDLDGTGHRVVQGGDIFETSALVTDEVEKQIEDLCELAPLHNPANLMGIRAFRKMLPNIPHVAIFDTSFHTSMSEEAFLYSLPYKYYEDYGIRKYGAHGTSHKFVAERAAELLDRPIEQLRIITCHIGNGASIAAVEGGKSVDTSMGFTPLAGVTMGTRSGNLDPAIIPFLMEKTGKTAQEVINVLNKESGLLGISGISSDLRDIEQKAEEGDKRAILALDVFASRIHKYIGSYATRMKGLDAIVFTAGVGENSDVVRARVLEGLEFMGVYWDPKLNAGLRGKEAFINYPHSPVKVMVIPTDEEVMIARDTMTYGNLK; encoded by the coding sequence ATGAAAAAAATTATGGCAATTAATGCCGGTAGTTCATCATTAAAGTTCCAATTATTCGAAATGCCTGAAGAGAAAGTATTAACGAAAGGGTTAGTTGAACGTATCGGCTTACCAAATTCAATCTTCACAATTTCAGTTAATGGAGAGAAAATTACGCAAACTTTAGATATTAAAACCCATGAGCAAGCAGTAGATATGATGCTTGATGAAATGAAAAAACACGGTATCATTAAAGATATTAACGATTTAGATGGTACAGGTCACCGTGTTGTTCAAGGTGGAGACATCTTTGAAACGAGTGCCTTAGTAACAGACGAAGTTGAAAAACAAATCGAAGACTTATGTGAATTAGCACCGTTACACAACCCAGCAAACTTAATGGGTATTCGTGCATTCCGTAAAATGTTACCGAACATCCCGCACGTTGCAATCTTTGATACGTCATTCCATACATCGATGTCTGAAGAAGCATTCCTATACAGCTTACCGTACAAATATTACGAGGATTATGGAATCCGTAAATACGGTGCACATGGTACGAGTCATAAGTTTGTAGCTGAGCGTGCTGCAGAATTATTAGACCGTCCAATTGAACAGTTACGAATCATTACTTGTCATATCGGTAACGGTGCATCAATTGCAGCAGTTGAAGGTGGTAAATCAGTAGATACTTCTATGGGATTCACACCACTTGCAGGTGTTACGATGGGTACGCGTTCAGGAAACTTAGACCCTGCGATTATTCCATTCTTAATGGAGAAAACTGGAAAAACTGCGCAAGAAGTTATTAATGTATTAAATAAAGAATCAGGTTTACTTGGTATTTCAGGAATTTCAAGTGACTTACGTGATATTGAACAAAAAGCAGAAGAAGGCGATAAACGTGCTATTTTAGCTTTAGATGTATTTGCAAGCCGTATCCACAAATATATCGGTTCATATGCAACGCGTATGAAAGGTTTAGATGCAATCGTATTCACTGCAGGTGTTGGTGAGAACTCTGACGTTGTACGTGCTCGTGTATTAGAAGGATTAGAATTCATGGGTGTTTACTGGGATCCTAAATTAAATGCAGGCTTACGTGGTAAAGAAGCATTTATTAACTACCCACATTCACCAGTTAAAGTTATGGTTATTCCGACAGATGAAGAAGTGATGATCGCGCGTGATACAATGACTTATGGTAATTTAAAATAA
- a CDS encoding class I SAM-dependent methyltransferase, with translation MIEELFKVIDEKAKALQKENGHSFIENLGLSLEDVYVNQRDLLEKSTMIDRRKAFQFSYLSMLKEEMIQPNHQMTPDSIGYLTAFVMNMFVEDETVKLLDLTSGTGHLSATIHEQNPGKTFDHVLVEVDPVLSRLSVHLANFLEIPFDIFPQDAIMPLPEGDFDVVTGDFPVGYYPNDARSHEMKLGFKEGHSYSHHLLIEQAVNSLKPGGLAFLIVPTQLFEGDNVEQLQKFIATESIMQAFLNFSTSLFKTEAMRKSLLVLERKDSSKSKTVEVLLANIPDFKDERNMKSFIDELEVWHSENRKN, from the coding sequence ATGATAGAAGAATTATTTAAAGTAATAGATGAGAAAGCAAAAGCGCTGCAAAAAGAAAACGGTCATAGTTTTATTGAAAACTTAGGGTTAAGTTTAGAAGATGTATATGTCAATCAGCGCGATTTATTAGAGAAAAGCACAATGATTGACCGTAGGAAAGCATTTCAGTTCAGCTACTTAAGTATGCTGAAAGAGGAGATGATTCAACCGAATCATCAGATGACACCTGATAGCATCGGCTATTTAACGGCATTTGTTATGAATATGTTTGTTGAAGATGAAACTGTTAAATTATTGGACTTAACTAGTGGTACAGGACATTTATCTGCAACGATTCATGAACAGAATCCAGGAAAAACATTTGATCATGTGCTTGTTGAAGTCGATCCAGTATTATCGAGATTAAGCGTGCATTTAGCAAATTTTTTAGAGATTCCATTTGATATATTTCCGCAGGATGCGATTATGCCGTTGCCTGAAGGTGACTTTGACGTCGTAACTGGTGACTTCCCGGTTGGATATTATCCGAACGATGCACGAAGTCATGAAATGAAACTTGGATTTAAAGAGGGACATAGTTATAGCCACCACTTATTAATCGAACAGGCAGTAAACAGCTTAAAGCCAGGTGGTCTTGCATTTTTAATCGTTCCTACGCAATTATTTGAAGGAGATAATGTAGAACAGTTACAAAAGTTCATTGCAACAGAAAGTATAATGCAGGCATTTCTGAACTTCTCAACAAGCTTATTCAAAACTGAAGCAATGCGTAAAAGTTTACTTGTTCTGGAACGCAAAGATAGTTCGAAATCCAAAACAGTTGAAGTATTACTTGCAAATATTCCTGATTTTAAAGATGAACGTAATATGAAATCATTTATTGATGAATTAGAAGTATGGCATTCAGAAAATCGTAAAAATTAA
- the tpx gene encoding thiol peroxidase: protein MAQVTFKNNPMKLSGEPVTVGTAAPDFTVLANDLSMRTLADYEGKKKLISVVPSIDTGVCSTQTRKFNEEAAGIDNAVVLTISVDLPFAQKKWCAAEGLENVVTLSDHKDLSFGTNYGVVMEDLRLLARSVFVLNENNEVVYTEVVAEGTDHPDYDKAIEALKSI from the coding sequence ATGGCACAAGTTACATTTAAAAATAATCCAATGAAATTATCAGGTGAGCCTGTTACAGTTGGAACTGCAGCACCTGACTTTACAGTATTAGCAAACGACTTATCAATGCGTACATTAGCGGACTATGAAGGTAAGAAAAAATTAATCAGCGTTGTACCATCAATTGATACTGGTGTGTGCAGCACACAAACACGTAAATTTAACGAAGAAGCTGCTGGAATTGACAATGCGGTCGTATTAACTATTTCAGTAGATTTACCTTTCGCACAGAAAAAATGGTGTGCGGCTGAAGGTTTAGAAAATGTGGTAACATTAAGTGACCATAAAGATTTATCATTTGGTACTAATTATGGTGTTGTAATGGAAGATTTACGTCTTCTTGCACGTTCTGTATTCGTATTAAACGAAAACAATGAAGTTGTTTATACTGAAGTTGTTGCTGAAGGTACAGATCACCCAGATTACGATAAAGCAATCGAAGCTTTAAAGTCAATTTAA
- a CDS encoding RDD family protein, whose amino-acid sequence MYEPETDNVHVYNEEVQEVSSHKYMDHKLRRQLIHATEAGFGIRFIAFMIDLIIVGSIKNIVLNPLDSAFDLQSMHAFIPLFSVYNVLSAVIYFSYFVLLTYFFNATLGKMILKLKVVHENGHKLTIGTVLTRELFGRYISNFFLYLLYLVVLFNPNKRGIHDLLSDTLVVKEDSALLREKLVKREIRI is encoded by the coding sequence ATGTATGAACCGGAAACTGACAATGTACATGTATATAATGAAGAGGTACAGGAAGTAAGCAGTCACAAGTATATGGATCATAAATTACGCCGACAGTTAATTCATGCTACAGAAGCGGGGTTTGGTATTCGCTTTATCGCTTTTATGATTGACTTGATTATTGTCGGATCAATTAAGAATATTGTTTTGAATCCACTTGATTCAGCATTTGATTTACAGTCTATGCATGCGTTTATACCACTGTTCTCTGTATATAATGTTTTAAGTGCCGTTATATATTTCAGCTACTTTGTATTATTGACATATTTCTTTAATGCTACTTTAGGAAAGATGATACTGAAGTTAAAGGTAGTTCATGAAAACGGTCATAAACTTACGATAGGAACAGTATTAACGAGAGAATTATTCGGAAGATATATTTCTAATTTCTTTCTGTACTTGTTATATTTAGTCGTGCTATTCAATCCGAATAAACGTGGCATCCACGATTTATTAAGCGATACACTCGTAGTAAAAGAGGATAGCGCATTATTAAGAGAAAAACTTGTGAAACGAGAAATTAGAATTTAA
- the sppA gene encoding signal peptide peptidase SppA — protein MSKRVIAILLALGLFIVGSTMSFITNIVSTDFTSSLESLSEEGMTTTVLEGSDVSNQIARIEVDGTIMDMGSPSLWSGESYNHQLILDSLDEVKDNDDIKALMLVVNSPGGGVYESAEIHDKIEAIKKAGKKVYVTMENMAASGGYYISAPADKIYASKETLTGSLGVIMQSMNYKELADKYGVKFNTIKSGPHKDIMSPTKEMDEEERAILQKFVDESYEGFVNVISSGRHMDKAQVKKIADGRIYSGQQAKDLKLVDEIGNESDAMKALKKEIKAKDAEVIEFSIPTDFFGSSFFSAQSFVSNLMGKNDVAAIKELISKRQGIQPMYLYGE, from the coding sequence ATGAGTAAAAGGGTTATCGCAATATTACTTGCACTTGGTTTATTTATTGTAGGTTCAACGATGAGTTTCATTACGAACATAGTGTCTACAGACTTTACTTCGAGTTTAGAGTCATTAAGTGAAGAAGGAATGACAACGACTGTTTTAGAAGGAAGCGATGTTTCTAATCAAATCGCACGTATTGAAGTTGATGGTACGATTATGGATATGGGTTCACCGTCACTATGGTCAGGTGAAAGTTATAATCACCAGTTGATTTTAGATTCATTAGACGAAGTGAAGGATAATGATGATATTAAAGCATTAATGTTAGTCGTGAATTCACCTGGTGGTGGCGTTTATGAAAGTGCTGAAATTCATGACAAAATTGAAGCGATTAAAAAAGCAGGGAAAAAAGTATACGTGACGATGGAAAACATGGCAGCGTCAGGTGGATATTACATTTCAGCACCTGCTGATAAAATTTATGCATCGAAAGAAACGTTAACAGGCTCTTTAGGTGTGATTATGCAATCAATGAACTACAAAGAGCTTGCAGACAAATATGGTGTTAAATTTAATACGATAAAAAGCGGGCCACATAAAGATATTATGAGTCCGACGAAAGAAATGGATGAAGAAGAACGCGCGATTTTACAGAAATTCGTTGATGAAAGTTACGAAGGTTTCGTAAATGTTATTAGTTCAGGGCGTCATATGGATAAAGCACAAGTTAAGAAAATTGCGGATGGCCGTATTTATTCAGGGCAGCAGGCGAAAGACTTGAAATTAGTTGATGAAATCGGTAATGAAAGTGATGCAATGAAAGCATTGAAAAAAGAAATAAAAGCGAAAGATGCGGAAGTTATTGAGTTTTCTATACCGACTGATTTCTTCGGTTCAAGCTTCTTCTCAGCACAATCATTTGTAAGTAACTTAATGGGTAAAAATGACGTTGCAGCTATTAAAGAATTAATAAGTAAACGTCAAGGCATCCAACCGATGTACTTATATGGAGAGTAG